The DNA region ATTGCGAAGTCGTCGGCGTAGCGGTCGAGGAAGCGCTGCGGCGGGTGGTAGGGGTGGTGGGGGTCGCCGTAGTGCGCGTAGAGGAAGAACGGCTCGTCCTCGTCGGCGTACGAGCCGAGCTGCCGTTTCGCGATCTCGTTCATGAGGTAGCTCGTGCCGTGCTTTCTGGTGTCGGTCGTGAACCCGGGGCCGTGTCGCCGGCAGTTGAGAGCGTACTTCGCGAGAATCTTCGGGCCGGCGGCCTCCAACAGCGTGTCCGCGCTCAGCCACGTGAACTCGTCGAACCCGCGGTCGAGGCCGGTCGCGGAGCTCAGGTGGGAGTTCGGCGAGAGGCACGCGGTCCGGTAGCCCTGCTCGGTGAGGCGTTCGGGGATCGTGTCGAGTTCGTCGGGGATGACGTCGTTTTCCATCCCCGCGCCGTGATGTGTGGGGACGGTCCCGGTGAGGATCGACGCGCTCGACGCGAGCGTCCAGACGCCGTGGGTGTGACAGTCCCCGAACGCCCGGCCGTCGCGGGTCCCGGCGATCCGCGCGAGATTCGGCGTGGTGTCGCGCGAGTAGCCGTCGAGCGAGGTGTGATCCATCCGGGTGCTTTCGAGAGTGATCCAGACGATGTTCGGCCGGTCCATACCGATTCCATCCGCCAATCCGGTTTAGGCGTCACGGTCCGTTCCCCCATCGCGCTCTTCGCGGCACTCGTTGAGTCGCTCGCGATCTGGCGCTCGACTCGTTCGGCGTTTCGGCTCGACGACGTGGGTTCGACTCCCGATCGTCGGCGGCCACCGACCACCGCAGCCGATGGCGAGAAGTCGATGGTGATAAAGGGAGCCGGTGCGGTAGAAGGCACAACGACCGCCCGCGCGATCCTCCACAGATGAGCACGCTCACCACCTCCGACACGCCGGCCTTCCGGGGACAGAAGATCGCCCTCGCCGTCGGGTATCTCGCACTCGCCGGGGCCGTGCTGTACGCCTACGGCGCGCCGACCACGGGCTACGAGATCTCGATCTACACCCAGGGAACCCCGATCGGCTACTGGCTCGGGTTCGCGGTCGCGATCACGATCGCGATCGGGGTCACGCTGTACGCGCCCGAGGGGTATCTCAGTCTCGCGGGGCTCGCGCTCGGCGGCGGCGCGCTCCTCTCGCTCGCCGGCCTCCCGATCCTCCGGAACTACTACTTCTACGGGACGGGGGACGCGCTGACACACCTCGGCTGGACGAAGGACCTCTTCGAGGGCGTGTTGAGTGCGTTCGGGCTGTTCTACCCCGGTCTCCACACCACCTCGCTGTTCATGAGCGGCGTCGCTGGCGTGGCCATCCCGCGCTCGATGCTGCTGGTGGTGCTCGCCTACGTCCTCGCGTACATCGTGTTCGTCCCGCTGTGTGTCCGCTCGATGACCAGCCACCGGGGCGCGATGCTGCTCGGCGGGCTCGCGGCCTTCCTCCTCCTCCCGATCAACCACCTCGGGATGAACTACATGACGCCCCACCCGATCACCGACTCCGTCCTGCTGAGCCCGGTCGTGATCTACTTCCTCATCAACTACCTCACGAGCCCGGCGGACGTCTTCGAGAGTCGGTTCCCGATCCCGGCGCTGACAGGGTTGTTCGCGGTCGTGCTGGGGGCCTCGGTGCTCTATCACCCACAGCAGGCCGCGAACCTCATCATCCTCTTCATCACGATCTCGGCCGTGCAGTTCGTCTACCGGTCGGTGCGTCCGGACAGCCGGATCGCCGATCACAAGACGCTCTACGGCCCCACGATGTTCCTCATCGGGTCGTTCATGCTCTGGTCGGTCGGCCGGGGTCGGTACGAGCAGTCGGTCGACGCCGTGCTCCGCGAGCTGCTGAGCTTCCTCAGGGGAGGCACGGGGGCTGGCGGGGCGGTCGCCAGCCGACAGAACTCGCTGACCGAGATCGGCGCGAGCGTCGTCGAGGTGTTCCTCAAACTGTTCTCGGTGAGCGCGATCTTCGCGACGCTCGCCGGCCTGTTGATGCTCACGAGCCTGTTCGGCCGGCTGCGTGACACCCCCGACACCGACGCCCTCGTCCGGTACTTCACCGTGGGCCTCGTGGTGTTGTTCCCCTACTCGCTGGTCTTCTTCGTCGGGAGCGTCTCGAAACTGTTCTTCCGCAACGTCGGGTTCATGATGGTGTTCGCCACCATTTTGGGGTCGATCGCGCTCTACCGGTACGTCTCCGGACTCTCGGAGTTCGTCCCCGAGGTCGGGGTTCGCGGTGCGATCGCGGTCGTGGTCGTGATGATGGTCGCGCTCTCGGCGATCGTCGTGTTCCCCTCGCCGTACATCTACCAGCCGAACCAGCAGGTGACCGAGGGCCAGATCCAGGGCTACGAGTACGCCTTCGACCATCAGGCGGCGGGCGTGGCGATGTACGGGCTGCGCTCGGGCCCGTGGCGGTTCAGCCACGGGGTCGAGGGCGTCGAGGGCAACCCGATCCAGCAGAACCAGCGCGGCATCGCCGAGGCGAACCTCTCGGCGCTCGCCGGTGACAGCGAGGAGGACCGGTACGTCGGCATCACCGACGGGATCCGCCAGCGCGAGAGCGAGGTCTATCGCGGCCTGCGGTACAGCCGCGCGAACATCAGCACGCTCGACACCCAGCCGGGCGTCCACCACGTCCAGTCGAACGGCGAGTTCGACCTCTACTTCGTGCCCGGCGAGCGCACGGTCGCGGCGAACGCGACGGCGAACACGACTGCCGGATGACCGACCTCGCCGAACGGAGCTACAACGCGGTCCGGCGGCCAGCGGGGTTCGAGAACGCGTCCGGCTGCGGGCGAATGAAAACGGTAATGGCGGTCACGCGAGGAGCCTGCACCAGTATGACTCAGCCATGACCGGGGCATTACCGGAACGGGCGTTCGTCCTCGGCCTCGACGGCGTGCCGTTCGACCGGCTGCGCGCGTGGGCCGACGCGGGCGAACTCCCGAACGTCGCGGCGCTGTTCGAGGAGGGGGCCGCGGGCCCGCTCGAGAGCACGCGGCCCGCGAACACCGCCCTCGCGTGGCCCTCGATCGCCACCGGCGTCGGGCCCGGCAAACACGGCGTCTACTCGTTTTACGGGCTCACGCCTGACTACCGACACGAGGTCAACACCAGCGCGGACGTCGACCGGCCGGCGCTGTGGGACCTGCTCTCGCCCGCGATCGTGGCGAACACGCCGATGACCTACCCCGCGAGCGAGATCGACGGCACGATGGTCACCGGGATGATGACGCCCTCGCGCGAGGACGGGTTCACCCACCCGCCCGAACTCGCCAAGGAGATCGAACGCCGGGTCCCCGAGTACGAGATCGGTCTCGACTGGCAGGAGTACGTGGGCAACGACGAGGCGTTCGCCGCCGACCTCGATTCGCTCGTCGATTCGCGCACCGACCTCCTCCACCTGTTGATGGAGACCGACGACTGGCGGCTGTTTTTCTTCACCTACACGGCCCCCGATCGGCTCCAGCACCTGCTGTGGGAGGAGGAGGCCCTCCTCGATCACTACCGCCAGCTCGACGGCGTGATCGGCGACGCCCGCGAGTACGCCGCCGAGAACGACGCGACGCTGTTCGTCGTCTCGGATCACGGGTTCGGGCCGGTTGCGAAGCAGGTCAACATCAACACCCTGTTCGCGCGCGAGGGGTACCTGACGCCGAAAGCGGACACCGCGGCGCGGGGGACGCTCTCGCGGCTCGGCGTGGACAAATCCAGCGTGCTCGGCGCGCTCTCGAAGGTCGGGATCGACGAGCACACCATCGTGGACCGCCTCCCGGAGGCGATCGTCGACGCCGCCGCAACGCAGATCCCCGGCGGCCACGAGCTGTACGACGTGGACTACCGCCGGACGAAGGCCTTCTTCCACGGGTACGGCAACGTCTTCGTCAACGACACCGAGCGCTTCGACGAGGGGATCGTCGCCCCGCGCGACGTCCCGGCGCTCAAAGCCGATCTGACCGAGCTCCTCTCGTCGCTCACCGATCCCGAGACCGGCGACCGAGTGCTCGACGTGTACGACGGTGACGACGAGTTCCCGACCGACGACGGCTCGCCGGATCTCGTGGTCGCGGGCCGGGAGGGCTACCACGTGAAGGGCACGCTCGCCGAGTCGGTGTTCGCCGATCCGGGCGTCCACGTCGCCGAGCACCGGCCCGAGGGGATCCTCCTCGCCGCCGGCCCCGACGTGGAGCCAGGGAGCGCGCCGACCGACGCGAGCGTCGTCGACGTCGCGCCGACGGTGCTCCACAGCGTCGGCGACCCGGTGCCAGCGGACGCTGACGGCCGCGTCCTCGACGAGATCTTCGCTCCCGACTCCCCGACGGCGAAGCGCGAGGTGGCGACCGTCGAGGCCGCGAGCGCCGGCACCGCATCCGCCGCGACCGACGGCGACTTCGGCGACGTCGAGGACCGACTCCGCGGCCTCGGGTACATGGAGTGATCGATGCGCGACACCCAGCTCCTGATCGTCGGCCGCCACGGACCCGGCGGGATCGGCCAGTACATCAGCGAACAGCGCCGCCACCTCGCGGGCGAGATGCGCGTCGATTCGCACAAGAGCGGTGCGTTTTCGACCGACGGGCTTCTCGTATTCGTTCGGTCGGTGCTCACCATCATCTGGTACGCACTCACGTACACCGTGCGATCCCCACCCGACATCGTCCACGTCCACTCCTCACACCGGTTCTCGTTCTATCGCGCGGGCTACTACGCCCTGTTCGCGAGGTACGTCTGGGGCTGTCCCGTCGTGTTCCACGTCCACGGCTCCTCGTTCGACGTGTTCGTCTCGACCGCGTCCTGGCCGGTCCGACGCTATCAGGCGCTGGTGTTCGACGCCGCCGACGAGATCGTGGTGCTCTCGGAGTACTGGAAGGACACGCTCTCCGAGCACACCGACGCCGAGAAGCTCACCGTGATCCCGAACGCGGTCGACGTCGGCGACTACACCCCCGCGTTCGACGGCGGGGCACCACACGTGGTGTCGGTCTCGAACCAGATCCCGCGCAAGGGCGTCGTCGAACTCGCGACCGCGATCGACGATCTCGTGGATCGTGGCCTCGACTTCCGGGTGACGATCGCCGGCAAGGGACCGCTCTCCCGGTACGCCGAGACGCTCGCGGCGACCCACGACGAGGTCGAGTACCTCGGCTACGTCTCGGAGGCGAAGAAACAGCGACTCCTCGGCTCCGGATCGATCTTCGTGCTCCCGGCGTACGCCGAGGGGTTGCCGATCGCGATGCTCGAAGCGATGGCCGCGGGCAACGCCATCGTCGCGACCACCGTCGGCGCGATTCCGGAGGTCATCGGCGAGGACAACGGCCTCCTCGTCGCGCCGCGCGACCCCGACGACCTCGCCGACGCGCTCGCCGAACTCGTCGCCGACCCCGATCGAGTGGCCGCGATGGGCGAACGGAACCGTGCGGCGGCGGTGGAGCGGTACGCGTGGTCGACGGTGACCGAGGAGCTCCTCGCGACGTACGAACAGCATCTCGACGTCGGCGAACGCGCCCGGCCGTAATTTGCCGGCCGCGACGTCCTCGACGACCACAAGAGCGAAGCCGCCTCCCCGAGAGTGTGAGGCATGACCGGCCCACCATCACGAGCGACGCGGGGGAGCGACTGAGCGATGCACGTCTGCTTGCTGCTCGCGGGCACGTTCCCGCCGGACGAACGAACCCGGAGTCACGCTGCTGCGCTCCGCGAGGCGGGTCACACGGTCTCCGTCGTGTGTCGCGGCGGGCCTCGCGAGGCCGAACACGAGACGATCGACCAGATCGACGTGCGACGAGTGTCCGACGAGACGCTGTACGCCGGCGTTCGGGGAACGATCGATGGCGCGCAGTACGCCCTTCGAGCGATCCAGCCCGCGTGGCTGCGCGCCATCGATGCGATCGACGAGGAGCGCGCGATCGACGCCTGCTGCGTGATGGACCTCCGCCTCGTGAGGACCGGGCTGCGGGCCGGTGGAGCCCACGACGTGTCGGTGGTCGCCGACCTGCCCGGAAACGCGCCAGCGCTCGAACGGCGACGCAACCGAGCGGAGGGGTGGGGCGACCGACTCCGAAGTCCTCGAACGCTCGCCCGCCGGCTGTTCCTCTCGCCGTGGCGGCTGGGCCGACTCGAAACCGGGCCGCTCGGCGACGTCGATCGGCTCGTGACGTCCTGCGAGGAGGCCCGCGCACGCTACGTCCGTGAGGTGGGGATCGACCCCGAGCGCGTGGCGGTCGTCCGCGACACCGCCGCGGACCCGAACGCGCCGATCGAGATCGACGACCACGGCCTCGGCTTCGATCCCGACGTGACGTTCGTGGTCACCGCGTTCGTAGGCGAGGGTCCCGATTACGACCTCGAAACGCTCGTCGCGGCGGCCGCGCGGGCGGCGGACGAGGCCGTGAGCCTCCATCTGGTGCTCGTCGGCGACCTCGATCCGGAGACCGCGGACGCCCTCGAAACCCAGGCCCGGCGCGCGGTGGCGGGCGGCCGGCTCACCTTCCGGACGGCGACCGATCCGGACCGCGTTCCCGTGTACGTCGCCGCGAGCGACGTCTGCGTGTTCCCCGCTCGCCCGTCGGCAGTCACCGAGACGGCGATCCCGTCGACGGCCTTCCGCGCGATGGCGATGGGCGTTCCAGTGATCGCGACCGATGTCGGGCCCACGTCGCGGATCGTCCGTCGGACGAACGCCGGACGCGTGGTGCCCGTCGGGGATCACGAGGCGCTCACCGCGGCCCTGGTCGCGCTCGCCGACTCCGACACCGCCGCCGAGTACCGATCGAGCGGGCGACGCGCGGTCGAATCCCGGTATCACCGCGAGCGCGACGCCGCGCGTCTCGCGTCGCTCTACGAGTCGCTCTCGCGGGCCGAACTCGGTAGTGGTGATCTCGTCGGTGATCTCAGAGCGGTCCGTCGAGGAGGTTCGACAGCGCCATGACGTACGAGCCGATCTCGTAGGAGCCTTTGTACATCTGGTCGTCGACGTCGAGCCGGTCGTCGACGGTCAGGAATCGCATCGGGACGCCGACCCCCGAGAGATCGACGAGATCGCCGCGCGAACTGTCGCCGTAGATCCACGACATCGCACGCCGGACCGTGCGATCGTAGTCGCGTTCGCCGCCCGCGCGGTAGTAGTGTGCGACCGCGTTGACGAAGAACGTCTGGTGGCACTCGTAGAGGAAATCCCAGTGGGGCGGCCGGAAACCGAGGCGTTTGGTCGTTCCTCGCCGGACGCGCCGGGGCAGCGAGACGTCCTCCCAGACGAACGCGCCGTCGTCGCGCATCCGGTGCTCGATGGTGTAGTCGAGCACGCGCTCGACGCCGTCGAGGTAGCCCGTCTGGCCGGTGATCTCGGCGGCGCGCGCGAACCCCCAGCAGGCGTACATCTGGTTCTGGTGGCGGCGGGTGGTGTGGTTGTCGAACGCGAACAGTCCCTCGGGAACGAGACGGTCGTTCATCGTCCAGAGGGCGTCCGAGAGGGCGTCGCGGATCTCCGGATCGGGGTCGCGCTCGTAGAGATACGACCAGCCGTAGGCGAGGAGACTGTCCTCGGCGTGGGTGAAGTCGAAGCGTTCGCGCGCGTGTTCGAACAGCCGGCGGGCGATCCGTTCGTTCTCGTCGTCGAAGACGTCGGCGGCGAGCGCGAACGCACAGGTCAGTGGGCCGATGCCGTAGCTCGGCATCTCGTCGAGCGCCCCTCCCTCGATCCGCCCGACGACGTATTCGAGCGCGCGCTCGATCTTCGCGTCGTACGCTTCGGTGGCGAGGGCCGATGTCCGCCACTGCATCGTCCCCATCAGCGCGAACGGGGCGTACCGCCACAGTTCGCGGTCGTCCGGCGTCCACGAGAACGTCGGCTCCCCTGTCTCCCCACCGGTGATCTCGTAATCCAGCGCCCGGAGGAGCTTCCCCTCGCTCTCGTCCCAGAACCCGTTTTCGTCGATCGGCCGGTACAGGCAGTCGAGCGCGCCATCGAGGTGTTCCCGATACTGATGTGGCTCGACCGCGAGCACGAGGTACGACGCGTCGTCCCACCGCTCGCGCGCGGTGAGGACGTCGCTCGCGCGCTCGCCGAGATCGACGAACGGTTCTTGATATCGATCCGGCAGCGTGCTCACCGCCATGTGGGCGTAGTAGGGGTACTGGAAGACGAGTTCGTAGTCCGTGAGTCGCCAGCCCGGCGAGATCACGGAGAGCGCCTCCGCGGGCGTGTAGTACCGGTTGAGCCGCCAGCTGGCGGCGGCGTACGGCGACCGCGGTGTCGGCACCGAGAAGACGAACCGGCCGTCGGGCGCGAGCACTCGATCGACTTCCTCTGTGAGATCGTCGACCGCGAGGAACTTCCAGTCGTACGGGCCGATCGACACCGCGGCGTCGAACGTGCCGGCGTCGAACGGGAGTTGGGGTGATTCGGGGTCGGCGGTGCGGAACGCGTCGGCGGCGTCGCCGAGCACCTGCTCGGCGTACTCGCTCGCGGCGGGCGAGAAGTCCACCCGCGTCACCGATGCGTCGATCCCCTCGGTGACGCCGGCCTCGGAGGCGAGATCGAGCACGCGGTCGTTCGTGCCGAGGAGCTCAAGCGCGCGCCGGCGCTCGGCGGCGCGGAGGGCCTCGACGATCGGGCTGGCCGGCGGCTGGTTCACCCACCGCTTCAGACGTGCGTCGCGGGTCACTGCCGGCGAGTTCCCTTCCGGAGTACATTTAGCTGTTCCTTCGTTGCTCCCGACCATGTGCCCGCCACCCGACGACTCGTCCGCGGAGTCCGATTCGGACGCCCCGCTCGTCTCGGTCGTGATCCCTACCTACTACCGCAACGACCGCCTCGGCGGCGCGATCGAGAGCGTGCTCGATCAGGACCACCCCACCGAGATCATTGTCGTCGACGACTCCGGCGAGAGCCACGCCGCGCCGGTCGTCGCCGAGTACGACGTCACGTACCTCGAACTCGATCGAAATCGGGGATCGAACCCCGCGCGGACGGTGGGTGCGGAGCGCGCTTCTGGGGATTTCGTCCAGTTCCTCGACGACGACGACCGACTTTTACCTACCAAACTCGCCCGCCAGATCGCGCTGCTCGAACACACCGAGGCGGGGGTGGCGTACTGCGGGATGACCTTCGAGGGCGGCCGCACCGTGCTGCCCGATCCCGACGTGCGGGGGGACGTACTCGAACCCGCGCTCGCGTTCGAAATGTCGCCGTGTGTGACCTCCACGATGTTGATCGCGTGCGACGCCCTCGACGCGGTGTTGCCGCTCGCGGAGCGGCCAGGCGGCGACGACCTCGGCATGATGATCGATCTCGCGCGCCGGGCGACCTTCGAGTTCGTCGACGATTCCCTCGTGCGCCGGGGCGTGATCGACGACTCCCGCGGGAAGTCGCCGGGACTGATCCGCGGCCGCCTGGAGATCGTTCGGGAGTACGACGATCTCTACCGGGCGGCCTCGCCCGAGATACGGGCGGACGCGCTCGCCAACACCTACCGGCTGGAGGGCCGGATGCATCTGCGCGATAGCCGTTGGTCGGGCGCGGCCGTCCGGTCGTTCGCGCGGGCGTGCTATCACGCGCCGTCGCTCCGGACGGCAGTTCCGCTGGGCGCGTCGCTGTTCGGCCAACCCGGAATGGACGCGATGCAGCGGGTCTACCGTCTCGTTCGGTAGCCGACCGACGCCCCCTCCACGCTACTCGTCGAGCGACGCGCGCCAGTCCATCGCGGCGTCGCGGGCGCGGCGGGCACCCGCTAGCGCGCGCTGGCCGAGCACCGCGAACCCCATGATGAAGACGCTCTCGGCGGAGGGTTCGTACCCCATCGCGCGGCGCGCGTACCCGAACGCGTGGCGACGCTGGCCGCGTTCGAGCGCGACTCGCGCGCGCGCTCGACACTGCTTCTCGCGGAGCCGGCGCTCGATTTCGGGGTACCGTTCGATCTCGTCGCGGTACTTCCGCCAGATCAGTCCGTTGACCTCGATCCCGTGGGTGAGCTGTTGGGAGATGTTGTCGGTGTGGAAGATGCGTTCGACGAGACGCTCGTCGACCGCCGCAAATTTGTACTCCTTCGCCAGCCGGATGCAGTGATCCCAGTCAACCCCACGGGGAAAGTCGGGATCGAACCCGCCGAGGTCGAAGCACTCCGCGCGGAGCATGTGGCTCGAATGGGGATGGAGGCCGAAGCGCGCGATCACGTCGGGGTAGATGTCGCCCTCGCGATCGGGCCGGTAGACCCGGACGATCTTCTCGCCCTGGCGGACGACTCCGCCGGTGTAGATGACACCATAGTCCTCGCCGAGATCGGCGAAGGCGTCGAGCTGTTTTTCGACCTTCTCGGGATGCCAGCGGTCGTCGTCGTTGAGGACGCAGACGAACTCGCCGTCGGCCACCGCGGCCGCCCGGTTCATCGAGGTCGATATCCCGCGGTTCTCGTCGTTGTGACGGACGCGCACCCGGTCGTCGTCGGCGTAGGTGTCGAGCTCCGCCGCCGTGTCGTCGGTCGAGCCGTCGTTCACCACCACGACCTCGATCTCGTCGTGGGTCTGCTCCAGCACGGTGTCGACGGCTCCGGAGACGTACTCCGCGCGGTTGTACGTCGGGAGGACGGCGCTGACGAGCGTCATTGTCCCCTCCCAGTCCGTCGCCCGGCATAAGCGGCTTCGTTGCGGCGCGGCGGAGGACTGGCTGGCGAGAGTCGGGATTCCCTCACAGCGAGAATCACAGCCGACCACAAGAGCGAAAGCCGAGCGTCGAAAACCTCACTCGTGACGAGCCATCGACCACACACTCCGCCGTCTTCCATCTGACCATGCACATCTGTATGCTCCTCCCGGAGCGGTTCCCGCCGGACGTCCGGGTGGAAAAGGAGGCTGCCACGCTCCGCGCGGCCGGCCACGAGATCACGCTGCTCTGTCGTGGCGGGCCGGCCGAACCCACTTTCGAGCGGATCGACGGGATCGACGTTCAGCGGCTGCCCGTCGACGAGCTGTTCACCGGTCCACGGGGCCTCGTCGACGGCGCACGCTACGTCGCGACCGCCGTCCATCCGGTCTGGCGGCGGGAACTCGAAAAACTCGCCGACGAGGACCTGCCCGGCGGGTCGATCGACGCGATTCACGTCCACGATCTCCCGCTGGTGAAGACCGCGCTCGCGGTGGGCGAGAACCACGACGTGCCGGTGATCGCCGACCTCCACGAGAACTATCCCGAAGCGGTCCGCCAGATCCACCGGATGCGGGGCTGGCGCGAGATTGCGCGCGACCCTGAAGACCTGATCCAGCGGATATTCCTCTCGCCGACCCGACTCAAGCGCCTCGAACGCCACGCGGTCCGGAACGCCGAGCGCACGATCACGGTGTGTGAGGAGGCGCGCGCACACTACCTCCGGGACTGCGGTGCGGCTCCCGAACGGGTGACGATCGTCTCGAACACCGTCGATCTCGACGCGTTCGATCCCGACGCGACCGACTCCCCCACGGATCTCGACTTCGATCCCGACGACTCGTTCGTGATCTCCTACGTGGGAAATTTCACCGAACACCGCGGTCTCGACACGCTGATCGAGGGGGTCGCGCAACTCGCCAAAACCAGATCGGACGCGCAGTTGGTGCTCGTGGGGAAGGGCAACGAGGGCTACGTGACCGGTCTCGAACGCCTCGCGCGCTCGCTCGGGGTTCGGGATCGACTGACGCTCACGGGCTGGGTCGACTTCGACGACGTGCCCGGCTACATCGCCGCGAGCGACGTCTGCGCGGTCCCACACGCCGCAACGGCCCACACCGAGACCACCGTCCCGCACAAGCTCTTCCAGTACATGGCGATGGGCGTCCCGGTGCTGGCGACCGACGTCGCGCCGCTCGCACGGATCGTCTCACGGACGGGCTGTGGCCGCGTCGCGCCCGCCGGCGACGGCGCGGCGATTGGCAGGGCGCTGAACGAGCTCGCCGATCCCGACCGCGCGCGCGAGTGCGGGGAGAACGGTCGACGGGCGGTCGAACACCGGTACAGCTGGGCGCACGACGGCGCGCGTCTCCGTGCGATCTACGACGAGCTGTGATCGCGCCAGGGCTCGATCCACGGGTCGGCTCCCCGCAGTGCTCACTCGTCTGGTTCCCCGTCGGCGACCTCACGCCTGAGCGCGAAGACGCTGTTGTCGGCCGCGTCGACGACCTCCAGCCGGACTTCGTAGACTCCGCCGCTGCCTTCAGGTATCTCGAACGTTCCGTCGCCGACGGTGCTCTGTCCACCCGCGTCGAACCGACGCTGTGCGACGGTCGTGGCCTCGCCGTCGGGGTCGGCGACGATCGTCACCTGGATGCTCGCGAGATCGACGTCGGGATCGGTGACGTTCCACGCGACGGCGAAGCTGGCGTTCCCGCCGGCGGAGCGATCGGTGACGGTGAACGACTCGATCACCGGTGAGCGCCCGGTCGCGGTGGCGGTAGTCGTGTTCGCGCTGGCGGTCGCGTTCGCGGTGGTTCGGTTCGCCGTTCGCGTCGGCGTGCCTGGCGCCGTCGACTCCACCGTCGGTGTCGCCGTCGTCGTGACCGACGTCGGTTGACCTTGCCCCGTCGTGGCCGTTGCGTCGGTCGTCCGACGGTCGCGTGTCGTCTCCCCCGCCGTGTCGGCCAGGCTGCTCGTCTCGCCGGCGGTCGTCGTGCTCGTCGCGTTCCCGGATCCCGATCCGGGCGAGGAATCCCCGCCGAACAGATTCGTCGCCGCCCCGGTCACGAACGGCTGCAGCACGAAGACGGCGAACACGATGATGGCGAGCGAGAGCAACACCGCCGCGGCGATCCGCCTCGTGTCGGTTCCGTCGAGGAGGCCCGCCTCATCGCCGTGATCGGCGGACTCGCCGTTCTCGAAGACGAAGCCGCCGTACTCCTCCTCGCCGCTGTCGTCACCGTCGGGCATCGTATCGTGACTGTTCCATCACTCGGCCGGTTCTTGGTCTTTGCCCATCGTGGGGCCGACCGACCCGACGATGATCGTCCGACCGCCGAGGGGAACGCGAAAGGTCGAAGCGTCGAACTACGGGTACGACCGCTGGAGAACGACCTCGCCGCTCGCGTTCCTGACGGTCATGGTGTCCGCACCGTTCTCCCAGACTTCGTTCTCCTGCCCCCAGTAGAACTCGGTGTCGGTGTCGCTGCCGCTCCCGGTGTACAGCGTGAGTTCCGCGCCCGGTTCGAGCGTCACGCCGTCGGGGAACGTGTACGTCGTTCCGTCGGCGTCCGTCACCGTCCATCCCGAGAGGTCGAGCGGGGCGTCGCCGGTGTTGCCGTAGGTCACGAACTCGTCGTTCAGGTTCGCGGCGTCGTCGCCGCCCGCGTCCGCCTGGAGGGCGACGACCGAGAGCTGACCGGCGCTGTCCGTCCCGTCATCGCCGCCATCGCCACCGTCGTCGCCGCCACCGCCTGTCCCGACGACGAACTGCTTCGCGATCGGGAGCACCTGGTCCATCGAGCGCGCGGTGTTGAACGCGTCGGGCGACGGTCGCTGGAGGTTCAGGAGCTGGAAGTACGTCTGGTGTTCGGCCTCCACCGAATGAATGCTGAGTGCGGCCTTCAGCACGTCCTCGTCGTCGATCATCGGCGCGGCCCCGGCGTAGGCCGACACCCCGACGGCTTCGAGGCGGTCGGCGATCGCGACGAACTCCTCCATCGTCTCATAGGGGAACTCGTATGCGGCGGGCTCGACGGGCGTGCCGCCGAGTTTCTCGATGGTCTCCG from Halococcus agarilyticus includes:
- a CDS encoding alkaline phosphatase family protein, which encodes MTGALPERAFVLGLDGVPFDRLRAWADAGELPNVAALFEEGAAGPLESTRPANTALAWPSIATGVGPGKHGVYSFYGLTPDYRHEVNTSADVDRPALWDLLSPAIVANTPMTYPASEIDGTMVTGMMTPSREDGFTHPPELAKEIERRVPEYEIGLDWQEYVGNDEAFAADLDSLVDSRTDLLHLLMETDDWRLFFFTYTAPDRLQHLLWEEEALLDHYRQLDGVIGDAREYAAENDATLFVVSDHGFGPVAKQVNINTLFAREGYLTPKADTAARGTLSRLGVDKSSVLGALSKVGIDEHTIVDRLPEAIVDAAATQIPGGHELYDVDYRRTKAFFHGYGNVFVNDTERFDEGIVAPRDVPALKADLTELLSSLTDPETGDRVLDVYDGDDEFPTDDGSPDLVVAGREGYHVKGTLAESVFADPGVHVAEHRPEGILLAAGPDVEPGSAPTDASVVDVAPTVLHSVGDPVPADADGRVLDEIFAPDSPTAKREVATVEAASAGTASAATDGDFGDVEDRLRGLGYME
- a CDS encoding glycosyltransferase family 4 protein yields the protein MRDTQLLIVGRHGPGGIGQYISEQRRHLAGEMRVDSHKSGAFSTDGLLVFVRSVLTIIWYALTYTVRSPPDIVHVHSSHRFSFYRAGYYALFARYVWGCPVVFHVHGSSFDVFVSTASWPVRRYQALVFDAADEIVVLSEYWKDTLSEHTDAEKLTVIPNAVDVGDYTPAFDGGAPHVVSVSNQIPRKGVVELATAIDDLVDRGLDFRVTIAGKGPLSRYAETLAATHDEVEYLGYVSEAKKQRLLGSGSIFVLPAYAEGLPIAMLEAMAAGNAIVATTVGAIPEVIGEDNGLLVAPRDPDDLADALAELVADPDRVAAMGERNRAAAVERYAWSTVTEELLATYEQHLDVGERARP
- a CDS encoding glycosyltransferase encodes the protein MHVCLLLAGTFPPDERTRSHAAALREAGHTVSVVCRGGPREAEHETIDQIDVRRVSDETLYAGVRGTIDGAQYALRAIQPAWLRAIDAIDEERAIDACCVMDLRLVRTGLRAGGAHDVSVVADLPGNAPALERRRNRAEGWGDRLRSPRTLARRLFLSPWRLGRLETGPLGDVDRLVTSCEEARARYVREVGIDPERVAVVRDTAADPNAPIEIDDHGLGFDPDVTFVVTAFVGEGPDYDLETLVAAAARAADEAVSLHLVLVGDLDPETADALETQARRAVAGGRLTFRTATDPDRVPVYVAASDVCVFPARPSAVTETAIPSTAFRAMAMGVPVIATDVGPTSRIVRRTNAGRVVPVGDHEALTAALVALADSDTAAEYRSSGRRAVESRYHRERDAARLASLYESLSRAELGSGDLVGDLRAVRRGGSTAP
- a CDS encoding methyltransferase domain-containing protein — translated: MTRDARLKRWVNQPPASPIVEALRAAERRRALELLGTNDRVLDLASEAGVTEGIDASVTRVDFSPAASEYAEQVLGDAADAFRTADPESPQLPFDAGTFDAAVSIGPYDWKFLAVDDLTEEVDRVLAPDGRFVFSVPTPRSPYAAASWRLNRYYTPAEALSVISPGWRLTDYELVFQYPYYAHMAVSTLPDRYQEPFVDLGERASDVLTARERWDDASYLVLAVEPHQYREHLDGALDCLYRPIDENGFWDESEGKLLRALDYEITGGETGEPTFSWTPDDRELWRYAPFALMGTMQWRTSALATEAYDAKIERALEYVVGRIEGGALDEMPSYGIGPLTCAFALAADVFDDENERIARRLFEHARERFDFTHAEDSLLAYGWSYLYERDPDPEIRDALSDALWTMNDRLVPEGLFAFDNHTTRRHQNQMYACWGFARAAEITGQTGYLDGVERVLDYTIEHRMRDDGAFVWEDVSLPRRVRRGTTKRLGFRPPHWDFLYECHQTFFVNAVAHYYRAGGERDYDRTVRRAMSWIYGDSSRGDLVDLSGVGVPMRFLTVDDRLDVDDQMYKGSYEIGSYVMALSNLLDGPL